Proteins encoded together in one Pontiella desulfatans window:
- a CDS encoding Ldh family oxidoreductase codes for MTHHIPFDHMHNFMTDVFIGIGVPEEEARTCADVLIESDKRGIDSHGIGRLKPIYYDRIVHQKIQQATTEFEVVRDHLATAVVDGHHGMGMVIAKRCMEMAIEKAKKHGLGMVVARNSTHYGIAGYYPLMATAQDMIGISGTNARPSIAPTFGVENMLGTNPLVFGFPTDEPFDFVNDYATSIIQRGKIEQYAREGRDCPEGLIVGRDGKSKTDSKQILDDLVKGEAALAPIGGIGEETGGYKGYGFATVTEVLSAALQQGAFLKQLIDKDSSGNRKPYELGHYFMAIDIQCFCAPADFRKTAGDIMRALRESEKAPGAERIYTCGEKEYLAGIERANTGVPVNEALQNDIVTMRNELGLDYQFDFE; via the coding sequence ATGACACACCACATTCCATTCGACCACATGCACAACTTCATGACCGATGTCTTCATCGGCATCGGCGTCCCGGAGGAAGAAGCCCGAACCTGCGCCGATGTCTTGATCGAATCCGACAAACGCGGCATCGATTCCCACGGCATCGGCCGTCTGAAACCGATCTACTACGACCGCATCGTCCACCAGAAGATCCAGCAGGCCACCACCGAGTTCGAGGTTGTGCGCGACCATCTCGCCACCGCCGTCGTCGATGGCCACCACGGCATGGGCATGGTGATTGCGAAGCGCTGCATGGAAATGGCGATCGAGAAGGCGAAGAAGCATGGCCTCGGGATGGTGGTTGCGCGCAACTCCACCCACTACGGCATTGCCGGCTACTACCCGCTGATGGCCACCGCCCAGGACATGATCGGCATCTCCGGAACCAATGCACGCCCGTCCATCGCCCCGACCTTCGGCGTCGAAAACATGCTCGGCACCAACCCGCTCGTCTTCGGTTTCCCGACCGACGAGCCCTTCGACTTCGTGAACGACTACGCCACCTCCATCATCCAACGCGGCAAGATCGAACAGTATGCCCGCGAAGGCCGCGACTGCCCCGAAGGACTCATTGTCGGGCGCGACGGAAAATCCAAGACCGACTCCAAGCAGATTCTCGACGATCTGGTGAAGGGCGAGGCCGCCCTCGCCCCCATCGGCGGCATTGGCGAAGAGACCGGCGGCTACAAGGGCTACGGATTCGCCACCGTCACCGAAGTCCTCTCCGCCGCGTTGCAGCAGGGTGCGTTCCTCAAGCAGCTCATCGACAAGGATAGCTCCGGCAACCGCAAACCCTATGAACTCGGCCACTATTTCATGGCCATCGACATCCAATGCTTCTGCGCCCCGGCCGACTTCCGCAAAACCGCCGGCGACATCATGCGTGCCCTGCGCGAATCCGAAAAGGCACCGGGGGCCGAACGCATCTACACCTGCGGCGAAAAGGAATATCTCGCCGGCATCGAGCGCGCCAACACCGGTGTGCCGGTTAACGAAGCGCTGCAGAACGACATCGTCACCATGCGCAACGAACTCGGCCTCGACTATCAATTCGACTTTGAATAG
- a CDS encoding phnA protein, producing MSTGFQGKFHRQNQLSRFAKDLVRRSRSHCELCDKHGVKLEIFEVPPIAEEPSVDGCLFICEGCRKQIENPKKMIPSAWRCLNNSLYSEVPAAQAMSFRMLKRLAAKKEHWASELLEHAYLDPEVEDWANAAD from the coding sequence ATGTCTACGGGGTTCCAAGGGAAATTTCATCGGCAGAATCAGCTCTCGCGCTTTGCGAAAGACCTGGTGCGTCGCTCCCGTTCGCACTGCGAGCTCTGCGATAAGCACGGTGTTAAGCTGGAGATCTTTGAAGTGCCCCCGATTGCAGAGGAACCCTCCGTCGATGGATGCCTCTTCATTTGCGAGGGCTGCAGGAAACAGATCGAGAATCCAAAGAAGATGATCCCCTCCGCCTGGCGCTGCCTGAACAATTCGCTTTATTCCGAAGTCCCCGCCGCCCAGGCCATGTCGTTCCGCATGCTGAAGCGTTTGGCCGCCAAGAAAGAGCACTGGGCCAGCGAGCTACTCGAACACGCCTACCTCGACCCCGAAGTCGAGGACTGGGCCAACGCCGCAGACTAG
- the tatA gene encoding twin-arginine translocase TatA/TatE family subunit: MNAIAYFGLPGGSEVILILFIILLLFGAKKLPELSRSLGKSLGEFKKGKEDLERELRDVQKDLHKAATEPEPEVKKDATAEEVVADAAPAKDQEPKV; the protein is encoded by the coding sequence ATGAATGCCATTGCCTATTTCGGACTGCCCGGAGGATCGGAAGTCATCCTGATTCTCTTCATCATCCTGTTGCTGTTCGGTGCCAAGAAACTGCCCGAGCTTTCCCGTTCGCTCGGCAAAAGCCTCGGGGAATTCAAGAAGGGCAAGGAAGACCTCGAACGCGAACTCCGCGATGTCCAGAAAGATCTCCACAAGGCCGCCACCGAACCGGAACCCGAAGTCAAGAAAGACGCGACCGCCGAAGAAGTCGTGGCGGATGCGGCGCCGGCAAAGGATCAAGAGCCGAAGGTCTAA
- the tsaD gene encoding tRNA (adenosine(37)-N6)-threonylcarbamoyltransferase complex transferase subunit TsaD, whose product MKILGIESSCDETAAAVVEDGRKVLSNAIYSQIAKHRPYGGVVPEIASRNHVAKLPGIIEEALEGAGETYDSIDALAVTYGPGLASSLLIGFTAAKTLAMRLGKPLIGVNHHEGHLHSVFMKEDAPSADEVFPMLGLLVSGGDSSLVMMRGVGQYELLGSTIDDAAGEALDKAAAVLKLGYPGGPIIQKTAEGGNPDAIRFPRGLDSVDRGKWIYKYDRELCFSFSGLKTSLLTHVKNLDHEPEGQELADIAASYQEAVADALTKRVARALKRFEIKSFSCAGGVSLNKVLREKLTALSEKTGVPLLLCPPALCTDNAAMIAGAAYEKARLGKAMGEPLDVNPNLRLADWA is encoded by the coding sequence ATGAAAATTCTTGGAATCGAAAGCTCGTGCGATGAAACCGCCGCCGCCGTTGTGGAGGACGGCCGCAAGGTGTTGTCGAACGCCATCTACTCGCAAATCGCCAAGCACCGCCCGTACGGTGGCGTGGTGCCGGAGATCGCCTCGCGCAACCATGTGGCCAAGCTGCCCGGCATTATCGAGGAGGCGCTGGAGGGCGCGGGCGAAACCTACGATTCCATTGATGCCTTGGCCGTCACCTACGGCCCCGGCCTGGCCAGCTCGCTGTTGATCGGTTTTACCGCCGCAAAGACCCTGGCCATGCGGCTGGGCAAGCCGCTGATCGGGGTGAACCACCACGAAGGCCACCTCCATTCCGTGTTCATGAAGGAGGATGCCCCGTCCGCAGACGAGGTGTTCCCGATGCTCGGCCTGCTCGTCTCAGGCGGCGACAGCAGCCTCGTGATGATGCGCGGTGTCGGCCAGTACGAACTGCTCGGCAGCACGATCGACGATGCCGCGGGCGAGGCGCTCGATAAAGCCGCCGCCGTGCTGAAGCTCGGTTATCCCGGCGGCCCGATCATCCAGAAGACCGCCGAGGGCGGCAACCCCGACGCCATCCGTTTCCCGCGCGGGCTCGATAGTGTGGATCGTGGAAAGTGGATCTATAAATACGACCGCGAACTCTGTTTCAGCTTTAGCGGGCTCAAGACCTCGTTGCTCACCCACGTCAAGAATCTCGACCACGAGCCAGAGGGGCAGGAGTTGGCCGATATTGCAGCCAGCTACCAGGAAGCGGTGGCCGATGCGCTGACCAAACGGGTTGCCCGGGCGCTCAAACGTTTTGAAATCAAGAGTTTTTCGTGCGCCGGCGGGGTCTCGCTCAACAAAGTGTTGCGGGAAAAGCTGACGGCCCTCTCGGAAAAGACCGGTGTTCCGCTCTTGCTCTGCCCACCGGCGCTCTGTACCGACAACGCCGCCATGATCGCCGGCGCCGCCTACGAAAAGGCCCGCCTTGGTAAGGCCATGGGCGAACCCTTGGACGTCAATCCCAACCTGCGGTTGGCGGATTGGGCGTAG
- a CDS encoding ROK family transcriptional regulator gives MQRVNDKKADQLTVRRFNMSAILKLLRERGTLARADLAKELGMTRNTASNIVTDLLQAGLVIETEFRRAGAGRPGLLLELAHNGGFAIGAEIDINRIIVIVVDFKGKMLWEESAKTSATQSQQETISTAEQLVQNALEWGKGEGLKPLGIGLGLAGLVDAENGSLTYAPTLGWKDVPFQKLWESKFEVPVYLDNEANTSALGYHAYADRSNARNLAYLSIGVGMAAGLLLDGHLFHGSSGFAGQAGHMKIRTDGEPCSCGDHGCWVTEVGLPALARKTGLKEIDVGKVAESLRGQDKDLLAVADGMAEMLGLGIANLVNLFNLDTVVLGGAMRPILRYMLDKTRATVDQRALKHPRQNVRIKVSGRDDDSVFGAACLVLDSIMNDPVKLVRSL, from the coding sequence ATGCAACGGGTAAACGACAAGAAGGCGGATCAACTCACGGTTAGGCGATTCAACATGTCGGCCATCCTCAAGCTCTTGCGCGAACGCGGCACCCTGGCCCGCGCCGACCTTGCGAAGGAACTGGGCATGACGCGCAACACCGCCTCGAACATCGTGACCGACCTGTTGCAGGCCGGGCTTGTGATCGAAACCGAATTCCGCCGTGCCGGAGCAGGCCGACCCGGCCTGTTGCTGGAGCTGGCGCACAACGGCGGCTTTGCCATCGGCGCGGAGATCGACATCAACCGCATCATCGTGATTGTCGTGGATTTCAAGGGCAAGATGCTCTGGGAAGAGTCGGCCAAGACCAGCGCCACCCAATCGCAGCAGGAGACGATATCCACGGCGGAGCAGTTGGTTCAAAACGCACTCGAATGGGGCAAGGGCGAGGGGCTCAAGCCACTGGGGATCGGACTGGGCCTGGCCGGACTCGTCGATGCGGAGAACGGTTCGCTCACCTATGCGCCGACCCTTGGTTGGAAGGATGTCCCCTTCCAGAAACTGTGGGAATCCAAATTCGAGGTGCCGGTCTATCTTGACAACGAAGCCAACACCTCGGCGCTGGGCTACCATGCCTATGCCGACCGCTCCAACGCCCGCAACCTGGCCTACCTCAGCATCGGGGTCGGCATGGCCGCCGGGCTGTTGCTCGACGGACACCTGTTCCACGGCAGCAGCGGATTCGCCGGGCAGGCCGGGCACATGAAGATCCGGACGGATGGCGAACCCTGCAGCTGCGGCGACCACGGGTGCTGGGTTACCGAGGTCGGGCTGCCGGCCCTTGCGCGGAAAACCGGCTTGAAAGAGATCGATGTCGGGAAAGTTGCGGAGTCGTTGCGGGGCCAGGACAAGGATTTGCTTGCCGTTGCCGACGGCATGGCGGAAATGCTCGGACTCGGCATTGCCAACCTGGTGAACCTGTTCAACCTCGATACCGTGGTTCTCGGCGGCGCCATGCGCCCCATCCTTCGCTACATGCTGGATAAAACCCGGGCGACCGTCGACCAGCGCGCACTGAAGCATCCGCGGCAAAACGTGCGGATCAAGGTTTCCGGCCGCGACGACGACAGCGTGTTCGGTGCCGCCTGCCTGGTGCTCGACTCGATCATGAACGATCCGGTCAAGCTGGTTCGCTCCCTATAG
- the lysS gene encoding lysine--tRNA ligase: MSEEQLSGNEYRQQRIENMNKLAEAGFPAFGAAFERTATLAQLHADFEEGKAVKACGRIVAIRKMGKMAFAHVSDGSAKFQLMVKKDLVGDDTFDAFKLLDLGDIIGVEGDLFITRTEEQTVRVNGWTLLSKALLPLPEKFHGLTDVETRYRQRSLDLISNPEVMDVFKKRTQVMKEIRSFLDGRGYFEVETPMLQQIAGGAAAKPFQAHYNALNIDVFMRIAPELYLKRLIVGGMDRVYEMNRNFRNEGLDRTHNPEFTCLEIYQAYGDMRTMQELIQSMFTHLAETIFGKMEFEWMGNTINLQSPWREVPYHDLVREHLGADWFEKSLDEAKAKAAELEVHVEEGADFKQVTHEIYDKTIEGALIQPTFITRLPAELVPLANACADDPELVDVFELIIGGKEIAPAYSELNNPIEQRKRFEEQAAGDASKIDEDFLSALEYGMPPTGGMGIGIDRLMMLLTGSDAIRDVILFPQLKPKSA; this comes from the coding sequence ATGAGCGAAGAACAACTTTCAGGAAATGAATACCGCCAGCAGCGCATCGAAAACATGAACAAGCTCGCCGAGGCCGGTTTCCCGGCGTTCGGTGCCGCATTCGAGCGCACGGCCACGCTGGCCCAGCTGCACGCGGATTTCGAAGAGGGCAAGGCGGTCAAGGCCTGCGGTCGCATCGTCGCCATCCGCAAAATGGGCAAAATGGCTTTCGCCCATGTTTCCGACGGTTCCGCAAAGTTCCAGCTCATGGTCAAGAAAGACCTGGTCGGCGACGACACGTTTGATGCCTTCAAGCTGCTCGACCTTGGCGACATCATCGGCGTTGAAGGCGATCTCTTCATCACCCGCACCGAAGAGCAAACCGTCCGCGTGAACGGCTGGACGCTGCTTTCCAAGGCGCTATTGCCGCTTCCCGAAAAGTTCCACGGCCTCACCGATGTCGAAACCCGCTACCGCCAGCGCTCGCTCGACCTCATCTCCAACCCGGAAGTGATGGATGTGTTCAAGAAGCGCACGCAGGTCATGAAGGAAATCCGAAGCTTCCTCGATGGCCGCGGCTACTTCGAGGTTGAAACCCCGATGCTCCAGCAGATTGCCGGCGGCGCGGCGGCCAAGCCTTTCCAGGCGCACTACAATGCGCTCAACATCGATGTCTTCATGCGCATCGCGCCCGAGCTATACCTCAAACGCCTGATCGTCGGCGGCATGGACCGGGTCTACGAAATGAACCGCAACTTCCGCAACGAAGGGCTCGACCGCACGCACAATCCCGAATTCACCTGCCTCGAAATCTACCAGGCCTACGGCGACATGCGCACCATGCAGGAGCTGATCCAGTCCATGTTCACCCACCTGGCCGAAACCATCTTCGGCAAGATGGAGTTCGAATGGATGGGCAACACCATCAACCTGCAATCCCCTTGGCGCGAAGTGCCATACCACGATCTCGTCCGCGAGCACCTCGGTGCCGACTGGTTCGAAAAAAGCCTCGACGAAGCCAAGGCCAAGGCGGCTGAACTCGAAGTCCATGTTGAAGAGGGGGCAGACTTCAAGCAGGTCACCCACGAGATCTACGACAAAACCATCGAAGGCGCGCTCATTCAGCCCACCTTCATCACGCGTCTTCCGGCCGAGCTCGTGCCGCTGGCCAACGCCTGCGCCGACGATCCGGAGCTGGTCGATGTCTTCGAGCTGATCATTGGCGGCAAGGAGATCGCGCCGGCCTACAGCGAGCTGAACAATCCCATCGAACAGCGCAAGCGTTTCGAGGAACAGGCCGCCGGCGATGCCTCCAAGATCGACGAGGATTTCCTCTCGGCCTTGGAATACGGCATGCCGCCGACCGGTGGCATGGGCATTGGCATCGACCGCCTCATGATGCTGCTCACCGGCTCCGACGCCATTCGCGACGTCATCCTCTTCCCGCAGCTCAAGCCAAAAAGCGCGTAG
- a CDS encoding glycosyltransferase, which produces MKILILANRLPHGNVAGGHRLIYQRMRQLIDRGHCVGLASFVDPTEERHVAGLRGQLHEVETLPTKRRNLPVRILRDYVSGSLPAIYWKNHTKTMMRLVGDLVERTQYDVVVAEFSEMGMYLYRNPYLSAVHKVVSCHRCLTTAFSKYMETAGVPLSLRIKSATQVRLLEKYEFELYSAMDHILTLTAEDRFTLLQHAPQLPISVIPPGIDFDYLDREPVAKPADPIIMMCGYFADKSNHDGAMWFAHEVWPIARRKHPSLKCFFIGEGASNEMERLADKDDRISVAGAVDDLRPYREQATIFINPMRLGSGLRIKVLEAMATGLPVVSTALGVAGIPAQNGVNCFVADTPQLFADSIGWLLNDGHLAASMGRAAKGMVERQYDVRSTIRELEQVLAEVVSI; this is translated from the coding sequence ATGAAAATACTGATTCTAGCCAACCGGCTGCCGCACGGCAACGTTGCGGGCGGCCACCGCCTGATCTATCAGCGCATGCGGCAACTGATTGACCGGGGCCACTGCGTTGGCCTGGCCTCGTTTGTCGACCCGACCGAGGAACGGCATGTTGCCGGACTGCGCGGGCAGCTGCACGAAGTGGAAACCCTCCCGACCAAGCGGCGCAACCTGCCGGTACGCATACTGCGCGACTACGTCAGCGGCTCCCTGCCGGCCATCTACTGGAAAAACCACACCAAGACCATGATGCGGCTGGTGGGCGACCTGGTTGAACGCACCCAGTACGACGTGGTGGTGGCGGAGTTCAGCGAAATGGGCATGTACCTCTACCGCAACCCGTACCTATCCGCCGTGCACAAGGTGGTCTCGTGCCACCGTTGCCTGACGACCGCCTTTTCAAAATATATGGAAACCGCCGGCGTCCCCCTCTCGCTTCGCATCAAGAGCGCCACCCAGGTGCGCTTGCTGGAAAAATACGAGTTCGAACTCTATAGCGCAATGGACCACATATTGACCCTCACGGCGGAGGATCGATTCACCCTGCTCCAGCATGCACCGCAGTTGCCCATCTCCGTCATCCCGCCGGGTATCGACTTCGACTACCTCGACCGCGAACCGGTTGCAAAACCCGCCGATCCGATCATCATGATGTGTGGCTATTTCGCGGACAAATCGAACCACGACGGCGCGATGTGGTTCGCCCACGAGGTGTGGCCGATCGCCCGCAGGAAGCATCCATCGCTGAAATGCTTCTTCATCGGGGAAGGCGCCAGCAATGAAATGGAACGGCTGGCCGACAAGGACGACCGGATTTCCGTTGCGGGGGCGGTCGACGACCTGCGCCCCTACCGCGAGCAAGCCACCATTTTCATCAATCCAATGCGCCTGGGATCGGGCCTGCGCATCAAGGTGCTCGAAGCCATGGCCACCGGGCTTCCGGTGGTCAGCACGGCCCTGGGCGTGGCCGGCATCCCCGCGCAGAACGGCGTCAACTGCTTCGTGGCCGACACTCCGCAACTCTTCGCCGATTCCATCGGCTGGCTTTTGAACGACGGGCATCTGGCCGCATCCATGGGCAGAGCCGCCAAGGGCATGGTGGAGCGGCAATACGACGTACGTTCCACCATCCGCGAGCTTGAACAAGTTCTGGCCGAAGTGGTATCCATCTAG
- a CDS encoding cation diffusion facilitator family transporter: protein MKNKTHKLPFPLMNLLLQAVVVQELPADGHENRTRLGMLAGWASTVMSALMAAAKFFLGAASGSVSMIADATNNLTDMGSSLVIALGFQWSRKPRDEDHPFGHGRIEAVATLVLAIALILVGTEVARSGIMRLVRPQPIEAPVWLLVAVGVTVAVKAWMAVFARQLARLSKSQVLEADAWNHTFDIVSTFMVVVALVCSKFGWGAVDGWMAIGVAGFILYTGVAYAREAIDILLGQKPDPDEVRQIFKTVLAVEGVMSVHEIMVHHYGDVKMVSFHIEVDANMSLVDAHLVSERAEDEVEKHFNWRALAHLDPVDRSHPLFEELNDALHWFIRNDPCLVDVHDLRAEGEAPPYRISFDLVTDMETRRSDYDAIYQKCLSTMERVFGERINHVEIGIEAAVESAPMARRKYDLPQV, encoded by the coding sequence ATGAAAAATAAAACACACAAATTGCCGTTCCCGCTCATGAACCTGCTGCTGCAGGCCGTGGTGGTCCAGGAGCTGCCGGCCGATGGCCACGAAAACCGCACCCGGCTCGGGATGCTGGCCGGATGGGCGAGTACGGTCATGAGCGCCTTGATGGCGGCGGCTAAGTTTTTCCTCGGCGCCGCGTCGGGATCGGTCTCGATGATCGCCGATGCCACCAACAACCTGACCGACATGGGCAGCTCGCTGGTGATCGCCCTCGGGTTCCAGTGGTCGCGCAAACCGCGCGACGAAGACCATCCGTTCGGTCACGGACGCATCGAGGCGGTCGCGACGTTGGTGCTGGCGATCGCATTGATCCTGGTTGGGACGGAGGTGGCTCGCTCGGGGATAATGCGCCTGGTGCGTCCCCAGCCGATCGAAGCGCCCGTCTGGCTGCTGGTGGCGGTGGGGGTGACGGTGGCGGTGAAGGCCTGGATGGCGGTCTTTGCACGGCAGCTGGCCCGGTTGTCGAAATCGCAGGTGCTCGAGGCCGATGCGTGGAACCATACCTTCGATATTGTCAGCACATTCATGGTGGTGGTGGCCCTGGTGTGCTCGAAGTTCGGCTGGGGCGCGGTCGATGGCTGGATGGCCATCGGGGTGGCGGGATTCATTCTCTACACCGGCGTGGCCTATGCCCGCGAGGCCATCGATATCCTGCTCGGGCAGAAGCCCGACCCCGACGAGGTTCGCCAGATCTTCAAGACGGTGCTCGCGGTGGAAGGGGTGATGAGCGTGCATGAGATCATGGTCCACCACTACGGGGACGTGAAGATGGTTTCGTTCCATATCGAAGTGGATGCCAACATGAGCCTGGTCGATGCCCATTTGGTTTCTGAACGGGCGGAGGACGAGGTCGAAAAGCATTTCAACTGGCGGGCCCTGGCGCACCTCGATCCCGTTGACCGTTCCCATCCGCTGTTCGAGGAACTCAACGATGCCCTGCACTGGTTCATCAGGAACGATCCCTGCCTGGTGGACGTCCACGATTTGCGGGCCGAGGGGGAGGCCCCGCCATACCGTATTTCGTTCGACCTCGTGACCGATATGGAAACACGGCGCAGCGACTATGATGCCATCTACCAAAAATGCCTTTCCACCATGGAACGGGTTTTCGGCGAGCGGATCAACCATGTGGAGATTGGAATCGAGGCCGCGGTTGAAAGTGCGCCCATGGCTCGAAGGAAATATGACCTGCCCCAAGTCTAA
- the secD gene encoding protein translocase subunit SecD produces MDKNKLWKWLLLGVLVIWSLTLAVPPFDKYDDEGNLVSRGKIKLGLDLKGGSSFVVEVDAADVAKKMVEAGDAASVEQLGESKLNAQIKRVRDIAVEVIRNRIDVLGTAEPEIYPEGDARIVIRLPGADTATRHEAKMQISRDAVLSFKLVHAESETWVNETIGSGQLPQGFKVAGQDASGPFLIRDRSALSDDKLDRAFFERLKRLGSKSADYMLMEDRLQDDSTVYRPRYIERRRQLGGDTVVNANVEPNPMTGLPEITLEFDKEGQKSFGRITEANVGRQLGIILDDKLYSAPNLREAIYGGRASISGSFTITEARKLANVLKAGALPGRVKIVEERTVAPTLGQDSIDSGMMAIIYGGIAVLVFMMVYYMVPGIIANLSLVFVLILLPVGMVVSAGFLGVVSGSLEGSAVSLPTLTLYGIAGIVLTVGMAVDANVLTFERMREEWKVGKSISGAINAGYNKAFSTILDANVTTLLTAIILFWQGSGPIRGFAVTLSAGILVSMFIVLVMTRLFFNTLADANMLKSVKMMSIPFLQNANFNFLGARKIAAIVSLAVIVGSWGFFFSKGDANFGVDFTGGTVTTFQFEQEQPLEAVRGALEAAGFASAALTPMADGDEFFLDMKLKEMEGAEITAQEAVLALDGNPSIVKTDSVGSQIGAELKKKGVNAIIFALIGIIIYISIRFEFAFAMGAITALAHDVLITVGIYCALGYELSMPIIAALLTIVGYSVNDTIVVFDRIREDLKLEKGKSYKEIANLSINQTLSRTVLTSLTTLLTVVMLLVVGGGSVKDFALALFIGILVGTYSSIFVATPVVLLWHKEEKVK; encoded by the coding sequence ATGGATAAAAACAAACTCTGGAAGTGGTTGCTGCTCGGCGTTCTGGTCATCTGGTCGCTCACGCTCGCCGTACCTCCGTTCGATAAATACGACGACGAAGGCAACCTCGTCTCGCGCGGCAAGATCAAGCTGGGGCTCGACCTCAAGGGTGGATCGAGCTTCGTGGTTGAAGTCGATGCCGCCGATGTCGCCAAGAAAATGGTCGAAGCCGGCGATGCCGCCTCGGTCGAGCAGCTCGGCGAATCCAAGCTCAATGCGCAGATCAAGCGAGTTCGCGACATTGCCGTCGAAGTCATCCGCAACCGCATCGACGTGCTCGGCACCGCCGAACCGGAAATCTATCCGGAAGGGGATGCGCGCATCGTGATCCGCCTGCCGGGGGCCGACACCGCAACGCGCCACGAAGCCAAGATGCAGATCTCGCGCGACGCCGTGCTCAGCTTCAAACTCGTTCACGCCGAAAGCGAAACCTGGGTGAATGAAACGATCGGAAGCGGACAGCTTCCGCAGGGCTTCAAGGTTGCTGGCCAGGATGCTTCCGGCCCCTTCCTGATCCGCGACCGCTCCGCGCTTTCCGACGACAAGCTCGACCGCGCCTTCTTCGAGCGCCTCAAGCGCCTCGGCAGCAAGTCGGCCGACTACATGCTGATGGAAGACCGCCTGCAGGACGACTCCACCGTCTACCGCCCGCGCTACATCGAGCGCCGCCGCCAGCTCGGTGGCGACACCGTCGTGAACGCCAACGTGGAACCGAACCCGATGACCGGCCTGCCGGAAATCACGCTCGAGTTCGACAAGGAAGGCCAGAAATCCTTCGGCCGCATCACCGAGGCCAACGTCGGGCGCCAGCTCGGCATCATCCTCGACGACAAGCTCTATTCCGCGCCGAACCTGCGCGAAGCCATTTATGGCGGACGCGCCTCGATCTCCGGCAGCTTCACCATCACGGAAGCCCGCAAGCTGGCCAACGTCCTGAAAGCCGGCGCGTTGCCGGGCCGCGTCAAGATCGTCGAGGAGCGCACCGTTGCCCCGACGCTCGGCCAGGATTCGATCGATAGCGGCATGATGGCCATCATCTACGGCGGCATCGCCGTTCTGGTCTTCATGATGGTGTACTACATGGTTCCCGGCATCATCGCCAACCTCTCGCTGGTCTTCGTGCTGATCCTTTTGCCGGTCGGCATGGTGGTTTCCGCCGGCTTCCTCGGCGTGGTCTCCGGTTCGCTGGAAGGTTCCGCCGTCAGCCTCCCGACCCTCACCCTATACGGTATTGCCGGTATTGTGCTGACCGTCGGCATGGCGGTTGACGCCAACGTACTGACGTTCGAACGCATGCGTGAGGAATGGAAGGTCGGCAAGTCGATCTCCGGCGCCATCAACGCGGGTTACAACAAGGCGTTCAGCACCATTCTCGACGCCAACGTCACCACGTTGCTCACCGCCATCATCCTCTTCTGGCAGGGCTCCGGCCCCATCCGCGGTTTCGCGGTCACCCTGAGTGCCGGCATCTTGGTCAGTATGTTCATCGTGCTCGTCATGACCCGCCTCTTCTTCAACACGCTGGCCGACGCCAACATGCTGAAATCCGTCAAGATGATGTCCATCCCGTTCCTGCAGAACGCCAACTTCAACTTCCTCGGCGCCCGCAAGATTGCCGCGATTGTCTCGTTGGCGGTCATTGTTGGTTCCTGGGGCTTCTTCTTCTCCAAGGGCGATGCCAACTTCGGTGTGGACTTCACCGGGGGCACGGTTACCACCTTCCAGTTCGAGCAGGAACAGCCGCTCGAAGCCGTTCGCGGTGCGTTGGAAGCCGCCGGCTTTGCCTCGGCGGCGCTGACCCCGATGGCCGATGGCGACGAATTCTTCCTCGACATGAAGCTTAAGGAGATGGAAGGCGCCGAGATCACGGCGCAGGAAGCCGTCCTTGCCTTGGATGGCAATCCCTCCATCGTCAAGACCGACAGCGTGGGTTCGCAGATTGGCGCCGAGCTGAAGAAGAAGGGCGTCAATGCCATCATCTTCGCCCTCATCGGCATCATCATCTATATCTCGATCCGCTTCGAGTTTGCCTTCGCCATGGGTGCGATCACCGCGTTGGCGCATGACGTCCTGATTACCGTCGGCATCTACTGCGCACTCGGCTACGAGTTGAGCATGCCGATCATCGCGGCGTTGCTGACCATCGTCGGTTACTCGGTCAACGACACCATCGTCGTGTTCGACCGCATCCGCGAAGACCTCAAGCTGGAGAAGGGCAAGTCCTACAAGGAAATCGCCAACCTCTCCATCAACCAGACCCTCAGCCGTACCGTGCTGACCTCGCTCACCACCCTGCTGACCGTGGTCATGCTGCTGGTCGTCGGCGGCGGTTCCGTGAAGGACTTCGCACTCGCGCTGTTCATCGGCATCCTGGTCGGTACCTACTCCTCGATCTTCGTCGCCACCCCAGTTGTCCTGCTGTGGCACAAGGAGGAAAAGGTTAAGTAG
- a CDS encoding DUF2164 family protein: MELKLSDAQKDGLRNKLVAIYFDEFDEEISDFKADRLLDAFLEKLAPAIYNTAILDMKQFMFTQIEDLEAIFEKK, translated from the coding sequence ATGGAACTTAAACTATCAGACGCACAGAAGGACGGGCTTCGCAATAAACTCGTCGCGATCTATTTCGACGAGTTCGACGAAGAAATCAGCGACTTCAAGGCCGACCGGCTTCTCGATGCCTTCCTCGAAAAACTCGCCCCCGCCATTTACAACACCGCGATCCTGGACATGAAGCAATTCATGTTTACCCAGATCGAGGATCTCGAAGCCATCTTCGAAAAGAAATAG